From Caballeronia insecticola, a single genomic window includes:
- a CDS encoding selenium-binding family protein, with protein sequence MATWKPDPSFYPSPRLAAKAPRETLAYVATFDPERKTPDKIAVVDVDPASSSYTKIVGEVSMPDIGDELHHFGWNACSSCLCPNAPHPHMERRYLVVPGLRSSRIHILDTKPDPKQPVIVKTIEPEELAEKTGYTRPHTVHCGPGGIYITALGNAEGKAPGGVLMLDQQSFDPLGRWEVDRGPQRLAYDGWWHLGYDTMVTSEWGTPDTFEDGLVPELLLGAKYGRKLHFWDFTKRKHLQEIDFGDEYQLVFELRPAHDPTKAYGFVNCVISLKDLSSSIWTWYRDKDKWAVKKIIDIPAEPADADKLPPLLKGFGAVPPLVSDIDLSMDDRFLYVSCWGTGDMLQYDVSDPFAPKLTGKVRLGGIVSRATHAGAANGALNGGPQMVEVSRDGRRVYFTNSLYGAVDAQFYPEGIDGWMVKLDAAPDGGLAVDRDFFIDWPKGHRPHQIRLQGGDCSSDSYCYP encoded by the coding sequence ATGGCGACATGGAAACCGGATCCGAGCTTCTACCCTTCCCCGCGGCTCGCGGCGAAGGCTCCGCGCGAAACGCTCGCCTACGTCGCGACATTCGATCCCGAGCGCAAGACACCGGACAAGATCGCCGTAGTCGATGTGGACCCCGCTTCGTCGAGCTATACGAAGATCGTCGGCGAAGTGTCGATGCCCGATATCGGCGACGAGTTGCATCACTTCGGCTGGAACGCGTGTTCTTCATGCTTGTGCCCGAACGCGCCGCATCCGCATATGGAGCGGCGTTATCTCGTCGTGCCGGGGCTGCGCTCGTCGCGCATTCATATTCTCGATACGAAGCCCGATCCGAAGCAGCCGGTCATCGTCAAAACGATCGAGCCTGAAGAACTCGCCGAAAAGACCGGCTATACGCGCCCGCATACCGTGCACTGCGGGCCGGGCGGCATCTATATCACCGCGCTCGGCAATGCCGAAGGCAAGGCGCCCGGCGGCGTGCTGATGCTCGACCAGCAGAGCTTCGATCCGCTCGGCCGCTGGGAAGTGGATCGCGGCCCGCAACGTCTCGCTTACGACGGTTGGTGGCATCTCGGCTACGACACGATGGTCACGAGCGAATGGGGCACGCCCGATACCTTCGAGGACGGCCTTGTGCCCGAGCTTTTGCTCGGCGCGAAATACGGGCGCAAGCTGCATTTCTGGGACTTCACCAAACGCAAGCACCTACAGGAAATCGACTTCGGCGACGAATATCAACTCGTCTTCGAACTGCGCCCCGCGCACGATCCGACCAAGGCGTACGGCTTCGTCAATTGCGTGATCAGCCTGAAGGACCTGTCGTCGTCGATCTGGACCTGGTATCGCGACAAGGACAAGTGGGCGGTCAAGAAAATCATCGACATTCCCGCCGAACCCGCCGACGCCGACAAGCTTCCGCCGCTGCTCAAAGGCTTCGGCGCGGTGCCGCCGCTCGTCTCCGATATCGATCTGTCGATGGACGACCGCTTCCTCTACGTCTCGTGCTGGGGCACCGGCGACATGCTGCAATACGACGTCTCCGACCCGTTCGCGCCGAAACTGACGGGCAAGGTGCGCCTGGGCGGCATCGTCTCGCGCGCGACGCATGCGGGGGCCGCGAACGGCGCGCTCAACGGCGGACCTCAGATGGTCGAAGTGAGCCGCGACGGCCGCCGCGTCTACTTCACGAACTCGCTTTACGGCGCCGTGGATGCGCAGTTCTATCCCGAAGGCATCGACGGCTGGATGGTCAAGCTCGACGCCGCGCCGGACGGCGGGCTTGCCGTCGACCGAGACTTCTTCATCGACTGGCCGAAGGGACATCGGCCGCATCAGATCCGGCTGCAAGGCGGCGATTGCTCGTCGGATTCTTACTGTTATCCGTGA
- a CDS encoding class I SAM-dependent methyltransferase, with protein sequence MAEVGSSSAGNAYRCRLRAHATPGNIARTEHEYRGAPPNHPADNNVGSFPMREISYEEQTVNSGNPLARFAHRSRMSMAIDLVSKLCANRGTVVDFGAGPGLFLHTLGGARPDVTLIGHDMFMAPAFPEVNYAESLDSVASSSVDVLTAFEVCEHLYDNELDNLLSDAARILKPNGAFVISVPIMYGLAIGPKVSNWMIRSRSFKSEYSPAELVKAMVGIRVSRPENPRTTHKGFDFRELRDVVSKRFVIDATHLSPLPIAPWWMSSQYFMICRPKGKG encoded by the coding sequence ATGGCCGAAGTCGGCTCTAGTTCGGCGGGGAACGCCTACCGGTGTCGATTGCGCGCGCATGCGACTCCCGGCAATATCGCCCGGACAGAACACGAATATCGCGGCGCACCACCGAATCATCCAGCCGACAACAACGTGGGGAGCTTCCCGATGCGTGAAATTTCATACGAAGAACAAACAGTCAATTCCGGCAATCCGCTCGCACGCTTCGCGCATCGCAGCCGCATGTCGATGGCGATCGATCTCGTCAGCAAACTGTGCGCGAATCGCGGCACGGTCGTCGATTTCGGCGCGGGGCCGGGTCTGTTTCTGCATACGCTCGGCGGAGCGCGCCCGGACGTTACGCTGATCGGTCACGATATGTTCATGGCGCCGGCGTTTCCCGAAGTGAACTACGCCGAATCGCTCGATTCAGTGGCGTCGAGCAGCGTGGATGTGCTCACCGCGTTCGAGGTCTGCGAGCATCTCTACGACAACGAACTCGATAACCTTTTGAGCGACGCCGCGCGCATTTTGAAGCCGAACGGCGCGTTCGTGATCTCCGTGCCGATCATGTACGGGCTCGCGATCGGGCCGAAAGTATCGAACTGGATGATTCGCAGCCGCTCGTTCAAGTCCGAGTACTCGCCTGCGGAACTGGTCAAGGCGATGGTCGGCATTCGCGTGAGCCGCCCCGAAAATCCGCGCACGACGCATAAGGGGTTTGATTTCCGCGAACTGCGTGATGTGGTGAGCAAGCGCTTCGTGATCGATGCCACGCATCTGAGCCCGTTGCCGATCGCGCCGTGGTGGATGAGTTCGCAGTATTTTATGATCTGCCGGCCGAAGGGTAAGGGTTGA
- a CDS encoding Lrp/AsnC family transcriptional regulator yields MTKNLGASPAGIDAIDRELIGVLASDGRIAISELAKRIGLSAPSTAERVRRLETQGVIRGFTVDIDPRALGYTLQAIVRVQPLPGQLHLVEDAIRRIPEFVECDKVTGDDCFVCRLYLRSIEHLDDILSRVTERAATSTAIVKATPIERRLPPLG; encoded by the coding sequence ATGACAAAGAACCTTGGCGCATCGCCGGCGGGCATCGACGCTATCGACCGCGAACTGATCGGCGTGCTGGCAAGCGACGGACGCATCGCGATCAGCGAGCTTGCCAAACGCATCGGCTTGTCCGCGCCGAGCACGGCCGAACGCGTGCGGCGGCTGGAAACGCAAGGCGTGATCCGCGGCTTTACCGTCGATATCGACCCGCGCGCGCTCGGCTATACGTTGCAGGCCATCGTGCGGGTACAGCCGCTGCCGGGGCAGCTGCATCTCGTCGAGGACGCGATCCGGCGCATTCCCGAGTTCGTCGAATGCGACAAAGTCACGGGCGACGACTGTTTCGTGTGCCGCCTTTATCTACGCTCGATCGAGCATCTCGACGACATCCTCAGCCGCGTGACGGAACGCGCCGCGACGAGCACGGCCATCGTGAAGGCGACGCCGATCGAAAGACGTCTGCCGCCGCTTGGCTGA